From Humibacter ginsenosidimutans, a single genomic window includes:
- a CDS encoding LysM peptidoglycan-binding domain-containing protein, whose protein sequence is MTVGRGGPGRIAAARRGHPVCAAAVAVLLGSAVVLTGCTGTHGRPSVTTHGATSTSAPRASASLGPAADGGARENAIGQATMTAPGHFRYIVAAGDTPFAIAGRFGVCMADLYGSNPGLDGHQSDLYVGQRLTIARVKGPYHDAADCLSGDNESDAYP, encoded by the coding sequence GTGACGGTGGGACGAGGCGGACCGGGGCGTATCGCGGCCGCGCGGCGCGGGCATCCCGTGTGCGCGGCTGCCGTTGCCGTGCTGTTGGGCTCGGCGGTCGTGCTCACCGGGTGCACCGGGACCCACGGACGGCCGTCGGTGACGACGCACGGTGCGACGTCGACGTCCGCTCCCCGTGCGAGCGCGTCGCTCGGCCCGGCGGCCGACGGCGGTGCGAGGGAGAACGCGATCGGACAGGCGACCATGACGGCGCCCGGGCACTTCCGCTACATCGTCGCTGCTGGCGACACTCCGTTCGCCATCGCGGGTCGCTTCGGCGTCTGCATGGCAGACCTCTACGGGTCGAACCCGGGGCTCGACGGTCACCAGTCCGACCTGTATGTGGGCCAGCGGCTGACCATCGCAAGGGTGAAGGGGCCGTACCACGACGCGGCCGACTGTCTCAGCGGCGACAATGAGTCCGACGCCTATCCGTGA
- a CDS encoding HNH endonuclease signature motif containing protein, producing MLPPARARWHRWAGRLPPSRSPSRTRTWSADAGTAIAARDGGCVIPGCSVPAAWCEVHHVIEHASGGPTHTDNGVTLCWYHHRTIDTAGWAVTMRDGTPYVRAPRWVDSRGTWRQTGNPRVRKRRHDAMRT from the coding sequence ATGCTGCCGCCCGCTCGGGCGAGGTGGCATCGATGGGCGGGGCGGCTCCCACCGTCACGGTCACCGTCGCGCACGAGGACTTGGTCTGCGGACGCGGGCACGGCCATCGCGGCACGCGACGGTGGCTGCGTGATCCCTGGGTGCAGCGTTCCCGCCGCGTGGTGCGAGGTGCACCACGTGATCGAGCACGCCAGTGGCGGACCGACGCACACCGACAACGGAGTCACCCTCTGCTGGTACCACCACCGCACGATCGACACCGCAGGATGGGCCGTCACCATGCGCGACGGCACGCCGTATGTGCGAGCGCCGAGGTGGGTCGACTCGCGGGGCACGTGGCGCCAGACCGGGAATCCGCGGGTGCGGAAGAGACGACACGACGCGATGCGAACGTGA
- a CDS encoding phosphoenolpyruvate carboxylase, whose amino-acid sequence MTNGAPSNHSPDDASETRELRSGDVPEALRSDVRFLGGLLGRVLAESGGQELLDDVERLRALTIDAYERSGQASIEDAEALIEGFTLDRAEQVARAFTVYFHLVNLAEERHRVRVLLARDPWTADGHRPAESFASAFAALSEEVGEDEARHRVSELEFRPVLTAHPTEARRRAIAYAIRRISDLVAEHDDPRLGALARSENERQLLAEIDTLWRTAPLRSNRPTPLDEVRTAMNIFDQTLFQAIPQAYRLIDERLAGADDTPREPAARPFVRFGSWIGADRDGNPFVTAKITRKAAAIAAEHVLLGLERATDRIGRTLTLDAGDTPPSQELLELWRRQRSLAEELATDIATRSPDEPHRRVLLMIAERISATRRRDADLAYESPEALLAELRIVQNSLVAAGDKRNAYGEVQHLIWQVETFGFHLAELEVRQHSKVHRLTLEAIAAGARGDDDLDEMSTEVLEVFRVIAQLQKRYGVNTARRYIISFTQSVDDIANVYRLAGHALGSPEAAPVLDVIPLFETFADLDASTDILDGMIRLPEVAARLEQTGRRLEVMLGYSDSSKDVGPVSATLALYQAQARIAQWAERNDIVLTLFHGRGGALGRGGGPANEVMLAQPPGSVDGRFKLTEQGEVIFAQYGDPVIAVRHLEQIAAATLMASAPSIGERNARAAEEFAGLAARLDEVSRARFFELVKADGFAPWFGRVTPQEEIGLLALGSRPARRGLSVESLEDLRAIPWVFAWTQARVNLTGWFGLGSALAEIGDVELLRDAYDRWPLFRTMIENVEQSLAKTDERLARRYLALGDRDDLAELVLSEMALTREWAMKTSGASELLAGRPVLRRAVRLRSPYVDALSLLQLRALRALRSDADADNIDTTQQDELRRLLLLSVNGVAAGLQNTG is encoded by the coding sequence ATGACGAACGGTGCCCCCTCGAATCACTCACCCGACGACGCCTCCGAAACGCGCGAACTGCGCAGCGGCGACGTCCCCGAAGCTCTTCGTTCCGACGTGCGCTTTCTCGGCGGACTGCTCGGCCGCGTGCTGGCCGAATCAGGCGGCCAGGAGCTGCTCGACGATGTCGAAAGGCTGCGCGCGCTCACGATCGATGCGTACGAGCGCAGCGGCCAGGCATCCATCGAAGACGCCGAGGCCCTGATCGAGGGCTTCACCCTCGATCGAGCCGAGCAGGTGGCCCGCGCGTTCACCGTGTACTTCCACCTGGTGAATCTCGCGGAGGAGCGGCATCGCGTTCGCGTGCTGCTCGCCCGCGATCCGTGGACCGCCGACGGCCACCGCCCGGCCGAGTCGTTCGCGAGCGCGTTCGCCGCGCTGAGCGAGGAGGTCGGCGAAGACGAGGCCAGGCACCGCGTCTCCGAGCTGGAGTTCCGTCCGGTGCTCACCGCGCACCCCACCGAGGCGCGCCGGCGTGCCATCGCGTACGCCATTCGCCGCATCAGCGACCTGGTGGCCGAGCACGACGACCCGCGTCTCGGTGCCCTCGCGCGTAGCGAGAACGAGCGCCAGCTGCTCGCCGAGATCGACACGCTCTGGCGCACCGCGCCGCTGCGCTCGAACCGTCCGACGCCCCTCGACGAAGTGCGCACGGCGATGAACATCTTCGACCAGACGCTGTTCCAGGCCATCCCGCAGGCCTATCGCCTCATCGACGAGCGCCTCGCCGGAGCGGATGACACGCCCCGCGAACCCGCGGCCCGTCCGTTCGTGCGCTTCGGCAGCTGGATCGGCGCCGACCGCGACGGCAACCCGTTCGTCACGGCCAAGATCACGCGCAAGGCTGCGGCCATCGCCGCCGAGCACGTGCTGCTCGGCCTGGAGCGCGCCACCGACCGCATCGGCCGCACGCTCACTCTCGACGCCGGCGACACCCCGCCCAGCCAGGAGCTGCTCGAGCTCTGGCGGCGACAGCGCTCGCTCGCCGAGGAGCTCGCCACCGACATCGCCACCCGCTCCCCCGACGAGCCGCACCGCCGTGTGCTGCTGATGATCGCCGAGCGCATCTCCGCCACCCGACGCCGCGACGCCGACCTCGCCTACGAGAGCCCCGAGGCACTGCTCGCCGAGCTGCGGATCGTGCAGAACTCGCTGGTCGCGGCGGGCGACAAGCGCAACGCCTACGGTGAGGTGCAGCATCTCATCTGGCAGGTCGAGACGTTCGGCTTCCACCTCGCCGAGCTCGAGGTGCGTCAGCACTCCAAGGTGCACCGCCTGACTCTCGAGGCCATCGCGGCCGGCGCCCGCGGCGACGACGACCTCGACGAGATGAGCACCGAAGTGCTCGAGGTCTTCCGAGTGATCGCCCAGCTGCAGAAGCGCTACGGCGTGAACACGGCGCGCCGCTACATCATCTCGTTCACGCAGTCCGTCGACGACATCGCCAACGTGTACCGGCTGGCCGGGCACGCGCTCGGATCGCCAGAGGCCGCGCCTGTGCTCGACGTCATCCCGCTGTTCGAGACGTTCGCCGACCTGGATGCCTCCACCGACATCCTCGACGGAATGATCCGGCTCCCCGAGGTGGCCGCCCGGCTCGAGCAGACGGGCCGCAGGCTCGAGGTCATGCTCGGCTACTCCGACTCCTCGAAGGACGTCGGCCCGGTCTCCGCGACGCTCGCCCTGTACCAGGCGCAGGCCCGCATCGCCCAATGGGCCGAGCGCAACGACATCGTGCTCACCTTGTTCCACGGCCGCGGCGGCGCACTCGGCCGCGGCGGCGGTCCGGCCAACGAGGTGATGCTCGCCCAGCCGCCCGGGTCGGTCGACGGACGCTTCAAGCTCACCGAACAGGGCGAGGTGATCTTCGCCCAGTACGGCGACCCGGTCATCGCCGTGCGCCACCTCGAGCAGATCGCGGCGGCGACGCTGATGGCATCCGCTCCCTCGATCGGCGAGCGCAACGCGCGCGCCGCCGAGGAGTTCGCCGGCCTCGCGGCGAGGCTCGACGAGGTCAGCCGCGCACGCTTCTTCGAACTGGTGAAAGCCGACGGCTTCGCGCCCTGGTTCGGCCGCGTCACCCCGCAGGAGGAGATCGGCCTGCTGGCCCTCGGCTCGCGGCCGGCGCGTCGCGGCCTCTCTGTCGAGTCGCTCGAAGACCTGCGCGCCATCCCATGGGTGTTCGCCTGGACCCAGGCTCGCGTCAACCTCACCGGCTGGTTCGGCCTCGGCTCGGCACTGGCCGAGATCGGCGACGTCGAACTGCTGCGGGACGCCTACGACAGGTGGCCGCTGTTCCGCACCATGATCGAGAACGTCGAGCAGTCACTCGCGAAGACCGACGAGCGACTCGCCCGCCGCTACCTCGCACTCGGCGACCGCGACGACCTCGCCGAGCTGGTGCTGTCGGAGATGGCGCTCACCCGCGAGTGGGCGATGAAGACGAGCGGCGCATCCGAGCTGCTCGCCGGCCGCCCCGTGCTGCGCCGGGCTGTTCGCCTGCGCAGCCCCTACGTCGACGCGCTCTCGCTGCTGCAGCTGCGCGCTCTTCGCGCACTGCGCAGCGACGCGGACGCCGACAACATCGATACGACGCAGCAGGACGAGCTGCGCCGGCTGCTCCTTCTCAGCGTCAACGGCGTCGCCGCCGGCCTGCAGAACACGGGCTGA
- a CDS encoding LacI family DNA-binding transcriptional regulator, which yields MRATMKDVAALAGVSPKTVSNVINGVVFVRPETKERVEKALAQLDYVPNFSARGLRNGRSGVIALALPDLATAYSAETAHHFVEAAHAHGWGVQIEETGAEPAREQELVSRARASMVDGLVLNPVVSDEFALPDDPLQVPPAVLIGEVPQSRLDQVRVNPELAAYDMTTLLIAGGHRRIAVVGTPMGRQQTFTSRLRTAGFRRALEDAGIPHDHRLEIGCEDWSPRGGFHAVDAYLDHERMPDAFFCFTDSLAIGVLSLLWRRGVQVPQGVSVAGFDDVAHGEFATPPLTTVTWDKRAFAEAALDRLARRITDRAAPVSVLDIPHTVVERESTRRV from the coding sequence GTGCGCGCAACGATGAAGGACGTCGCGGCGCTCGCCGGCGTCTCCCCCAAGACCGTCTCCAACGTCATCAACGGCGTCGTCTTCGTGCGCCCGGAGACGAAGGAGCGCGTGGAGAAGGCGCTCGCCCAGCTTGACTACGTGCCCAACTTCAGCGCGCGCGGTCTGCGCAACGGACGTTCGGGAGTCATCGCGCTCGCTCTGCCCGATCTGGCCACGGCGTATTCCGCCGAGACGGCGCACCACTTCGTCGAGGCCGCGCACGCACACGGCTGGGGCGTGCAGATCGAGGAGACCGGCGCAGAGCCGGCCCGCGAGCAAGAGCTCGTCTCCCGGGCGCGGGCCAGCATGGTCGACGGGCTCGTGCTCAACCCCGTCGTCTCCGACGAGTTCGCCCTGCCCGACGACCCTCTGCAGGTGCCGCCCGCCGTGCTGATCGGCGAAGTGCCGCAGAGCCGGCTCGACCAGGTGCGCGTGAATCCCGAGCTCGCCGCTTACGACATGACCACTCTCCTCATCGCGGGCGGCCACCGGCGCATCGCCGTCGTCGGCACGCCGATGGGTCGGCAGCAGACGTTCACCTCCCGGCTGCGCACGGCCGGCTTCCGGCGCGCACTCGAGGATGCCGGCATCCCGCACGACCATCGGCTCGAGATCGGCTGCGAAGACTGGTCGCCCCGCGGCGGCTTCCACGCGGTCGACGCCTACCTCGACCACGAGAGGATGCCCGACGCCTTCTTCTGCTTCACGGACTCCCTCGCCATCGGCGTGCTGAGCCTGCTGTGGCGAAGGGGCGTCCAGGTGCCGCAGGGCGTGTCGGTCGCCGGCTTCGACGACGTCGCCCACGGCGAGTTCGCCACCCCGCCGCTCACCACGGTCACGTGGGACAAGCGCGCCTTCGCGGAGGCGGCGCTCGACCGCCTCGCACGGCGCATCACGGACCGCGCAGCCCCCGTCAGCGTGCTCGACATTCCGCACACGGTGGTCGAGCGGGAGAGCACGCGACGGGTCTGA
- a CDS encoding arabinosylfuranosidase ArfA, which yields MSRAAITVDRDFTVGPVPRRLFGSFVEHMGRCVYSGIFEPGHPAADENGYRTDVLELVNELGVSVVRYPGGNFVSGYDWEDGIGPVESRPRRLDGAWHTVETNAFGLHEFACWATKANVEIMEAVNLGTRGVDAARRLVEYANHPGGTYLSDLRKKNGAADPFGIKLWCLGNEMDGPWQIGHKTAHEYGRLAQEAGKAMRLVDPSIELVASGSSNRGMPTFGAWEQTVLEHTYDVVDYVSLHAYYEETGGDTASFLASGVDMDLFIEGVIATADAVRAKGRHRKHINLSFDEWNVWYQSTREGDDQPTTIEARGGWHEHPRIIEDEYDVTDAVVVGTLLNSLLRHGDRVAIANQAQLVNVIAPIRAEANGPAWRQSVFWPFARMSELARGEILRLSTTADRVETAKYGDADVVDASATWDEASGRIAFFLANRGLDEAADVTVTLRGLTAGRVTRAEVLHAPDGADRFATNNEQNQHRVRLAPLTDVATEHETLRVALPPLSWAVVEIEAARA from the coding sequence ATGTCCCGCGCCGCCATCACCGTCGACCGCGATTTCACTGTCGGTCCCGTACCGAGACGACTCTTCGGATCGTTCGTCGAGCACATGGGCAGGTGCGTGTACTCGGGCATCTTCGAGCCAGGGCATCCTGCCGCCGACGAGAACGGCTACCGCACCGACGTGCTCGAGCTCGTGAACGAGCTCGGCGTGAGCGTGGTGCGCTACCCGGGCGGCAACTTCGTCTCGGGCTACGACTGGGAAGACGGCATCGGTCCCGTCGAGTCGCGCCCCCGCCGCCTCGACGGCGCATGGCACACCGTGGAGACCAATGCATTCGGCCTGCACGAGTTCGCCTGCTGGGCGACGAAGGCGAACGTCGAGATCATGGAGGCCGTGAACCTCGGCACCCGCGGTGTGGATGCCGCCCGCCGTCTCGTCGAGTACGCCAACCACCCAGGCGGCACCTACCTCTCCGATCTGCGCAAGAAGAACGGCGCAGCCGACCCCTTCGGCATCAAGCTCTGGTGTCTGGGCAACGAGATGGACGGCCCGTGGCAGATCGGCCACAAGACGGCGCACGAATACGGCAGGCTCGCGCAGGAGGCCGGCAAGGCGATGCGGCTCGTCGACCCGTCGATAGAACTCGTCGCCAGCGGCAGCTCCAACCGCGGCATGCCGACGTTCGGCGCGTGGGAGCAGACGGTGCTGGAGCACACCTACGACGTCGTCGACTACGTATCGCTGCACGCGTACTACGAGGAGACCGGCGGCGACACCGCGAGCTTCCTCGCCTCCGGTGTCGACATGGACCTCTTCATCGAAGGGGTCATCGCGACCGCCGATGCGGTGCGCGCCAAGGGCAGGCACCGCAAGCACATCAACCTCTCCTTCGACGAGTGGAACGTCTGGTACCAGTCGACGCGCGAGGGCGACGACCAGCCGACGACCATCGAGGCGCGCGGCGGGTGGCACGAGCATCCTCGCATCATCGAGGACGAGTACGACGTGACCGATGCCGTTGTCGTCGGCACCCTGCTCAACTCGCTGCTGCGGCACGGCGACCGGGTAGCGATCGCGAACCAGGCCCAGCTGGTCAACGTGATCGCGCCGATCAGGGCCGAAGCGAACGGTCCGGCCTGGCGGCAGTCCGTCTTCTGGCCGTTCGCGAGGATGTCCGAGCTCGCGCGCGGCGAGATCCTGCGGCTGTCGACCACCGCCGACCGCGTCGAGACGGCGAAGTACGGCGACGCCGACGTGGTCGATGCGAGCGCGACCTGGGACGAGGCATCCGGCCGCATCGCCTTCTTCCTCGCCAACCGAGGACTCGACGAGGCTGCGGACGTGACGGTGACGCTGCGCGGCCTGACGGCGGGTCGTGTGACCCGTGCCGAGGTGCTGCACGCGCCGGACGGTGCCGATCGTTTCGCCACGAACAACGAGCAGAATCAGCACCGCGTCCGCCTCGCGCCGCTCACCGACGTGGCCACGGAGCACGAGACTCTGCGGGTCGCACTGCCCCCGCTGTCGTGGGCGGTCGTCGAGATCGAAGCGGCCAGGGCGTAA
- a CDS encoding TetR family transcriptional regulator, producing the protein MTDTTGAAASESLRERKKRETRERLRVAANELVAAKGIADTTVEEICAAAGVSPRTFFNYFPSKNAAILGLPDGSIPDRDREAFLNGSASLIDDLVELVAGFSDGLPQDRKRAGALILKHPELVPTMYQWAEEHKGGLVSLAEQRSDPKTARLAVQLVMVAFMSVASTPRGLGRQQIVREIHRALGELRALLDASGGGDAGSDAAG; encoded by the coding sequence GTGACCGACACGACCGGCGCAGCGGCGAGCGAATCCCTGCGCGAACGCAAGAAGCGTGAGACGAGAGAGCGGCTCCGTGTCGCCGCGAACGAGCTCGTCGCGGCGAAGGGCATCGCCGACACCACAGTCGAGGAGATCTGCGCCGCGGCGGGGGTGTCGCCACGCACGTTCTTCAACTACTTCCCGAGCAAGAACGCCGCGATCCTCGGGCTGCCGGACGGCAGCATCCCGGATCGCGACCGCGAGGCCTTCTTGAACGGCTCGGCGTCGTTGATCGACGACCTCGTCGAGCTGGTCGCCGGGTTCTCCGACGGGCTGCCCCAGGACCGCAAGCGAGCGGGGGCGCTGATTCTCAAGCATCCCGAGCTCGTGCCCACGATGTATCAGTGGGCGGAGGAGCACAAGGGCGGACTGGTGTCACTGGCGGAGCAGCGCAGCGACCCGAAGACCGCCCGGCTCGCCGTGCAGCTCGTCATGGTGGCGTTCATGAGCGTGGCGAGCACGCCGCGCGGCCTCGGGCGACAGCAGATCGTGCGCGAGATCCATCGTGCCCTCGGTGAGCTGCGCGCGCTGCTCGACGCGAGCGGCGGAGGGGATGCCGGCTCCGACGCCGCCGGCTGA
- a CDS encoding MDR family MFS transporter, producing MSSTVTAREPSSALMGERRSPVMSPRQIMLVIVGLMAGMFLASLDQTIVSTAIRTIGDDLHGLDQQAWVTTAYMITSTIMVPIYGKLSDVFGRRPLYLFGIAVFIVGSLLSSFSTSMIELAAFRAFQGIGAGALMSLPLAIMGDILAPRERAKYQGFFLAVFGISSVIGPLIGGVFAGASSILGITGWRWVFLINVPIGLVAIAMVWMFLHLPKVGKDHVRPRIDWYGASAVIVTLVPFLLVAEQGREWGWTSAGSIACYVIGALGLISFLIIEWRMREDAIIPLKLFRSGTFSMATVLGFLVGFGMFGAMLTIPLYLQIVVGLDPTASGFAMLPMIGGLMVASIGSGVFVSKTGKYRWFPTIGIGLVAIAYGLLTMLRVDSSIWFLAGVMVIAGFGLGLIQQALTLATQGAVRPKDMGVATSAATFFRQIGGTLGTAVLLSVLFSVMPGSISTAMADKSDLTSALDAAMNPTVATAPANKAVMKQIWTPIVGPIEKQVGTKLDAATSSVETAVTKAVTAQVTTGVQQAVVLGAVPADQADAVIKQQVAAALPAATQKALNAAAAKAGVSVIDGKLAVDYSNTAQRTAVVDEVVPTIARKIDGATTSSSGSSMSDTSFLNGADKRLTTPFLTGFTSATSVVYVTGLIVMLVAFVLSIFFKAPPLRERSALQEQADDDAKIDELEESLAV from the coding sequence ATGTCATCCACTGTCACCGCGCGGGAGCCCTCCAGCGCACTCATGGGGGAGCGCCGCTCTCCCGTGATGTCTCCACGCCAGATCATGCTGGTGATCGTCGGCCTGATGGCCGGCATGTTCCTGGCCTCTCTCGACCAGACCATCGTGAGCACGGCCATCCGCACCATCGGCGATGACCTTCACGGCCTCGACCAGCAGGCGTGGGTCACCACCGCCTACATGATCACGTCGACGATCATGGTGCCCATCTACGGCAAGCTCTCCGACGTCTTCGGCCGCAGGCCGCTGTACCTGTTCGGCATCGCCGTGTTCATCGTCGGCTCGCTGCTCTCCAGCTTCTCGACCTCGATGATCGAGCTGGCCGCGTTCCGCGCCTTCCAGGGCATCGGCGCCGGAGCGCTGATGTCGCTGCCGCTGGCCATCATGGGTGACATCCTCGCCCCGCGCGAGCGTGCGAAGTACCAGGGCTTCTTCCTCGCCGTGTTCGGCATCTCGTCGGTCATCGGTCCCCTCATCGGCGGCGTGTTCGCCGGTGCGAGCTCGATCCTCGGCATCACGGGATGGCGCTGGGTGTTCCTCATCAACGTGCCGATCGGACTCGTCGCGATCGCCATGGTGTGGATGTTCCTGCACCTGCCGAAGGTGGGCAAGGACCACGTGCGGCCGCGCATCGACTGGTACGGGGCATCCGCCGTCATCGTCACGCTCGTTCCGTTCCTGCTGGTCGCCGAGCAGGGACGCGAGTGGGGCTGGACCTCGGCCGGCTCGATCGCCTGCTACGTGATCGGTGCGTTGGGCCTCATCTCGTTCCTGATCATCGAATGGCGCATGCGCGAGGATGCCATCATCCCGCTCAAGCTGTTCCGTTCAGGCACGTTCTCCATGGCCACCGTGCTCGGCTTCCTCGTGGGCTTCGGCATGTTCGGCGCGATGCTGACCATCCCGCTCTACCTGCAGATCGTCGTGGGCCTCGACCCGACGGCATCCGGGTTCGCCATGCTGCCGATGATCGGCGGACTCATGGTCGCCTCGATCGGCTCCGGCGTCTTCGTGTCGAAGACCGGCAAGTATCGGTGGTTCCCCACGATCGGCATCGGCCTCGTCGCGATCGCCTACGGCCTGCTCACCATGCTCAGGGTGGACTCGTCGATCTGGTTCCTCGCAGGCGTCATGGTGATCGCCGGATTCGGCCTCGGCCTCATCCAGCAGGCGCTCACGCTGGCCACGCAGGGCGCTGTTCGGCCGAAGGACATGGGCGTCGCCACCAGCGCCGCCACCTTCTTCCGCCAGATCGGTGGCACGCTCGGCACCGCGGTGCTGCTCTCCGTGCTGTTCTCGGTGATGCCTGGCAGCATCTCCACCGCGATGGCCGACAAGTCCGACCTGACCTCCGCGCTCGACGCCGCCATGAACCCGACCGTCGCGACGGCGCCTGCCAACAAGGCCGTGATGAAGCAGATCTGGACGCCGATCGTCGGTCCCATCGAGAAGCAGGTCGGTACGAAGCTGGATGCCGCCACCTCCTCGGTCGAGACGGCCGTGACGAAGGCGGTCACCGCGCAGGTCACCACCGGCGTGCAGCAGGCCGTCGTTCTCGGTGCCGTGCCCGCCGATCAGGCGGATGCCGTGATCAAGCAGCAGGTCGCAGCAGCGCTCCCGGCGGCGACGCAGAAGGCGTTGAACGCGGCAGCCGCCAAGGCGGGCGTCTCGGTCATCGACGGCAAGCTGGCCGTCGACTACTCGAACACCGCGCAGCGCACGGCGGTCGTCGATGAGGTGGTTCCGACCATCGCCAGGAAGATCGACGGAGCCACCACCTCGTCGTCGGGCTCCAGCATGAGCGACACGTCGTTCCTGAACGGCGCGGACAAGCGGCTCACCACGCCGTTCCTCACCGGGTTCACCTCGGCGACGAGCGTCGTGTACGTGACAGGGCTGATCGTGATGCTCGTCGCGTTCGTGCTCAGCATCTTCTTCAAGGCTCCGCCGCTTCGCGAGCGCTCCGCACTGCAGGAGCAGGCGGACGACGACGCGAAGATCGACGAGCTCGAGGAGAGCCTGGCGGTGTAG
- a CDS encoding amino acid ABC transporter ATP-binding protein — protein MVDAVTLSKSFGSNEVLKSISLQVQRGEVMCVIGPSGSGKSTFLRCINHLERIDAGRLYVDGQLVGYRQKGDKLYELKPSEAARQRRDIGMVFQHFNLFPHMTALENVVEAPIRVKGVSKSDALARGRELLARVGLAQQSGHYPSQLSGGQQQRVAIARALAMDPKLMLFDEPTSALDPELVGEVLDVMRGLAQTGMTMVVVTHEMGFAREVGDSVVFMDGGVVVEAGDPKEVLTNPQHQRTKAFLSKVL, from the coding sequence ATGGTCGACGCGGTGACGTTGTCGAAGAGCTTCGGCAGCAACGAGGTGCTCAAGTCCATCTCGCTGCAGGTGCAGCGCGGCGAGGTGATGTGCGTCATCGGGCCGAGCGGATCCGGCAAGTCCACCTTCTTGCGGTGCATCAACCACCTGGAGCGCATCGACGCCGGCCGCCTCTACGTCGACGGTCAGCTGGTCGGCTATCGGCAGAAGGGCGACAAGCTCTACGAGCTGAAGCCGAGTGAGGCGGCGAGGCAGCGGCGGGACATCGGCATGGTGTTTCAGCACTTCAACCTGTTTCCGCACATGACGGCGCTCGAGAACGTGGTCGAGGCGCCCATTCGGGTCAAGGGCGTGTCGAAGTCGGATGCGCTCGCGCGCGGCAGAGAACTGCTCGCCAGGGTGGGCCTCGCTCAGCAGAGCGGGCACTACCCGTCACAGCTCTCCGGCGGTCAGCAGCAGCGTGTGGCGATCGCCCGCGCGCTCGCGATGGACCCGAAGCTGATGCTGTTCGACGAACCGACCAGCGCGCTCGACCCGGAGCTGGTCGGCGAGGTGCTCGACGTGATGCGCGGGCTCGCGCAGACCGGCATGACCATGGTGGTCGTCACCCACGAGATGGGCTTCGCCCGCGAGGTGGGCGACTCCGTCGTCTTCATGGACGGCGGTGTCGTCGTCGAGGCCGGGGATCCCAAGGAGGTGCTGACCAACCCGCAGCACCAGCGCACGAAGGCGTTCCTCTCGAAGGTTCTGTAG